In the Theobroma cacao cultivar B97-61/B2 chromosome 1, Criollo_cocoa_genome_V2, whole genome shotgun sequence genome, one interval contains:
- the LOC18613095 gene encoding uncharacterized protein LOC18613095 gives MNTKTMRLPPRRVSMPNNKRKERDDFDLKHLNPPTTKLLKPAAPLAGSDKAAHPVHSNQLLAGYLAHEFLTRGTLFGQPQLTAAESRKGIREEAEPSERSRAGDAEPKPKEEKHQRYVEVASLLKTDGANIPGIVNPSQLARFLQM, from the coding sequence ATGAACACCAAAACGATGCGTCTCCCGCCCCGTCGGGTTTCCATGCCCAACAACAAGCGAAAAGAGAGAGACGATTTTGACCTCAAACACTTAAACCCTCCAACCACAAAATTACTTAAGCCAGCTGCCCCATTAGCCGGCTCCGACAAAGCCGCCCACCCGGTTCACTCCAACCAGCTCCTGGCTGGTTACTTGGCCCACGAGTTCCTCACTCGTGGGACGCTGTTCGGCCAACCGCAACTAACGGCCGCTGAATCCAGGAAGGGAATCAGAGAAGAAGCCGAGCCAAGCGAGAGATCTAGAGCAGGCGACGCCGAGCCGAAGCCGAAGGAGGAGAAGCATCAAAGGTACGTGGAGGTGGCGAGTCTGCTGAAGACAGATGGGGCCAACATACCGGGCATCGTCAACCCGAGCCAGCTAGCTCGCTTCCTACAGATGTGA